The Alnus glutinosa chromosome 10, dhAlnGlut1.1, whole genome shotgun sequence DNA window ACGGTTGAAGAGACAATAGACATCAATAAGATTGATCATTCCTCCAGCTCTATCAAGTGGAATTCTGACAAAGTCTGCCAACTaagtgttaaaaaataaagttaaaattaTCTTCCTAAGAAAGAGAAATCAATCAGAAGGCAACCTATATCAACACAAGAAATTACCAACTCAATGATGAAACAACACATGTGGGGATGAAGCTAGGAATTTacttttgggggggggggggggggggggggggggggttgaatCAAAAAATGGATAACTAAGAGagtgtgattaaaaaaaaagaaaagagtcaaAGTGAGTGGTATCCTTACATTTtgccctttttattttgttaaaaccCACTAAAAATATCATAGAGTCTCCAGCATCAACCTTCCATTGATCATACATATTTTACAAGTCAAGTCACAGAAAATGATAGGCAAGTGTTCAAGTTGACTATTACTCTATTAGAAATGCAAAAAGGAAAGTGTAATTCTACATGTTCACACATTTAATACCATTCTCAtacgctaaaaaaaaaatatcattctcATACAATTGCATGCTCTTCTGATAAAAAGGAACTAATGAGACTATCACCAATAACACATACTGAGGAGAGAATAGAACCTGACGAGACAACTGTTGATGATACAGTGCACCAGCGGACTCTTTTGTAACAGGGGATATAATACCAACACTCAACAACCAATCTTGCATCTCCTCTTTGGAACCCAGTTCGTCATCATTTGTTGAACCAGTCTGAGAATTTGAGCCAGATAAAAGTTTTTGCCTCATTTTCTCTGCTAGCATCACCATCTCTTTAGCCTTACTCTGTAATCCAAGATGGTTCTAATACTTAGAGCAGCAAAAGCAAAGAAATTAAACAATAACATTGCATTTACTATTAAGTGCTCAATTATTCTAAAACTCAAAATTTGAAATATGTTGCTTTCCCTACATTTTCTCAGcaagtaaaagaaagaagagctCACTTTAGTTATTTGCTCTCCAACCaatctaaaaaagaagaagaagaaattccaCCAGAAATGAGCCAAATGGTTAGAGCTAAGTTCAGTTTATCACTTTCTGTTTCCCACATTCTCACATCCAAAAACTTTTGCGCATTACTTCAAATTTTCTAATGAACCAATCAGACTTGTATCACAAAAATCAGAAGGACATGCGCATAAACCATAAATCATAAATATAAACCAACAACTACACAGGGACACATCCCCATGATAGCAattgaggaaaagaaaagcatgCTCTAATTGTTTGGTCCCcaccaattaaaaaaagaaaaagaaaaagaaactccaCTATAAACAagccaaatagttcaaattaagCTCAACTTATCATTTTCTGTTATCCCACATACCCACATCCCAAAATGTTCGTACAGTACTACGAATTATGGATAACAATCCTCTGGAGATTCTAATTCTACCTTGTAAAGTTCGTTAAATCTTAACAATCCTTTTCAAATCAAATGGTTCAGATTTTACCATCCCAGCATTTATCACCTATAACATCCatttaatttgagaatttaatatatatatatatatatattaggattAGTACCATACTAATATCACAAAAATCATCAGGACAAGCACAAAAACCATAaacataaacaaagaaaaacacacacacacacagacattACCATGAGAGCATTCAAATCCTGGAAGGCGTCCTGCAAGCTCTTGTCCGTACTCTCCCACATCTCCTGCTCCTTCCTCAGTATCCCCGCCACCCCCACCATCCTCACCGCCCCTTCCCTCGTATAAAACCCCGAACCCGACCCAGACACGGACCCGGACCCCGTATTCTCTCCCCGAACCGGCCCGGCCACCTCGCTCTCCCATGCCCTCCCCCTCCAGCTCTCCCAGAACTTCCCCAGAAACGCGTCGCAGTCCCCCTTCCCCCTCACCACGATGGTCAGCACCGCCGATCTCGGACCCGCGTCAGGGTTTGGACTGGGGTCGTGGCAGAGGGAGGCTTGGAAGCGGATCCGGGGGGAGTGGAAGATGGACTTGAGGGACTTCTTGGTGGAGAAGATGTGGGAGACGGAGGAGAGAGGGACGGCCACGGCGGAGGAtgtggtggaggtggaggtggtggaGGAGTCGGGAGGCAGCCAGATGAGGCGGTGGTTGGTGAGGATGAGGAGGCCGGACTTGAGGGAGGGGAAGGAGGGGAGGTCTTCGCATTCGAGGTCCGCGGCGGAGACAAGCGAACGCTCGATCTCGTTCGGGAGGAGCACCGGCCGGCCACTGCCCGTTTGCTCCACCGTCGAAAGCCATTGCCCGCTCATTGAGGAAGAAGGCTTGTTGGCGTGTGAGCCGACGAGTTAGACTTGCGGACAGGGAGCAATGGGTGACATGGACGCCTTTAGATTATAGGACAAGTACGCTGTCGCGTACGCAGAAGATTCGAAatctctgattttctggaattaaataatttcaaagttttcttgcaaaaataataataataataataataataataataataataattattgaaggtttactatgttaatatttaaaaaaaacaattaaaagaaaaaatatacataCCCGGTAAACTATCACTACAGTGTTAATGTGGTTCCAAACTATTTATTGAGTCCGCGTCCCTCTTGAGATGAtgatcattttcatttcaaataaaatagagaggaaccgattaattgatttatgaggaataaaatggttattttttttatttaaaccaTTTTGCTCCTCTTAAATCAATTAACCGGATTTAAAATGGAAATGATCCATTTCCCTCTCGAGTTACcaaatttcgtcaaaatctCCCACAGTCAAAAATAACTCtcataaaatttttgaaaaaaaatcttaacattattataaaaaaaaaaaaattattattattattattatatatatatatatatatatatatatatatatatatatatataaagaaaaaagaagcatcCCCAAaacctacattttttttttaattaataaaggcatttttgtcttattaaaaaacataatatcatttttatattttcactaGCCTTTGGGGACATTGACAAATTTTAGTAATTTGTAAGACATTGACTCAATTAATAATTCGAGAAGATATTGACAATAAAGTTGTAGTTTGAAGaggtgtttgtattttttttttccatttttaaattaatataaaaaaatagtcatATTAGATTGTAGGTTTATAGGATAAGAACAATGAAAGAGAGTTTATGTCCTATAAGTGATTTTAAAGTCTCTTTTgagacttttaaaaaataaagtgacttttaaagttataatttgatcaaaatttaaaagtgatcaatcacaagctcaataattattttaaaagccacataattATTGAAAGGATACAAGAAAAACACGAAAGAGACTTCTAGTATTGCTATGTCGGAGCATAGGCTCATCTCTAACaatggcttcttcttttttattggcAAAAGTACaaattactaattgtgtcaatgttttccttaaactaccaaacaatgtcaatgtgccccacaatgacaaaaatgccctttataaaattataaaaattcttaaatttttttataaaaaaaaataaaaataaaaatcaaggcttttcacttttttaaaaataaaaaaataaaaaaaaaaattagattttgttttatataatttctatTCGGGTCACtccttggattttcatttttctcattttttttattattttattttgggttttttttttttaaaaaaaaatagttcaatctttcaaaaaaaataaaataagttttttattttcttttgaattttataaggatatatttgtcttattcaaacTTTTTTAGGATTActcttgtctttttattggctttagggagatattgacttttttgatagtttaaagaagctattgacacaattagtaatttaaaaaacacattaacaatagaataatattttgagagatatatatactttttccttttatttattttatttttattttagctatttaaAAAGCAATTACATTCATAGTATTTGCAAAATCTTGAATAAACGCGGTTTGAGACGCCGTTTGTGCTAAAACTTGTGAAGTTTAATCGTGACCGTTTATTTGGAAGGGAATGACGTGTCAGATTAAATGTAATCATAACAGGAGATCTAACAAAAAACACTCAATTTGGCTTCTTTCTTAAAAGCacaatattttttgttcgtGCAACCGGGAAAAACGTTATGGAAGATTTTGATAAGAAGGTATCGATCAAAGACGAAGAGCCAATGGAGGCCGGAGAACCGGTCTGCGCCGATTCCCCCAAAGTCGTCGATTTGCTCCGGAGATTTCTCGCAGTTCAGCAGCGCAGAGCTGAGGCCTACGCCAAGCTCAAAAGGTTCGTCCTCTTTTGATCGTCTCTCTGAGATTTGGGAAATAGGAGATTTTGATgcgtttctttgtttttattcgTTCTTCAATGTTAGTGTTTGATTTTTGGCAGTGGGTTTGGGGAGTACATGGTTTCAGGAGGGGAATTAGCATATCAACAACTATGCAGTGAGATAACAGTAGAGTTTAATGATTGCTCTAAACAAGTACTACTTTCATGCCCTTAAATAATGGTCtaatttgtgtttttgaaaTGTTTTAGGGTTTGATTTGTGTAAGTTAGTGCTGTTTTAGGTTCTTGAAATGGAGTCGCTGTTTCTGAGTCCTGATTATAGCCGAGTTGATTTAGCACAGCTGCTCAGAGCTGTTCAAGCTCAGGAAAAGCAGAAATTGCATCTGGTATGCCTTTTATACACATTAGCAATAGTCCTTCAGTAGTTTTTTCCcgataaagaagaaaaaaagttcaaattttTATGGCCATATAAAAAAGTTAACCAATCAATGAGACACCTAGATTACATGGTTTGGCTTGAGTGATTTGGTTTGTTTTCTACTTGTTTGtggtctcaaaatcttaatttgttaCAAAAAACTGGTATCGGAGCTTTTGCCGTCATAACATAAATTGATAAGCTAAGCTAAACACGCtttctccatttcttttgtTATTATAGACTTTGACCAAAATGGTGGTTGAAAGTTCTGCTTAAATTTACTTGTTGagtttgtttttagttgaaCCACTTCTATGGATTACATTTTGGGTTGTGCCACTGTGCATTTTGTATTACCCTTGTTTACTTTTTGTTGAATGTGTAATGTATGCTTCTACCTGGTGCCAGGAATGCACTCATCGTTTAAATGAAAGACATGATTTTTTCTATTGTGGTTTAACCTCTAAAAATTTGATTCTGAGACAATGAGGACTAGCTCTATCTTAGAAATTATTGCTGTCATTTAAGGATGGAATTCTGCCAAAATGGGTTGCAAGATTGAATGAGTAAATTTTTAGAGCTTTGGAGCGTGGATGGAATTGTGGAATTTTTAGACAAGTTTCTCAAGAAAGGTATAATTTGAATATACGAAGTGAAGACAGATTTTTCAAATGAGCTCTGATGCAGAAATAGTTCTTTATGAGTATAATCTCACTTATTGTCAGATACAAAGTGATCTTGTTCTAGCACTATTTGTGGAAGGATACTAGTTTTATactaggaaaaagaaaataatgttttagcAAAGGGTCACTATGTGCTTTTTGAGGCAAAGAAGATACCATATGGAGAGAGGTTGAAGATTCATGAAAATGAAATGATGCTTTGAGCTTCTTTCGTGTGTATCCTTCCTTAAAACAGGGGCTATTTATGAAGAAGGCTCTGCTTGTTATTAGAATGCAGTTTTAGAGATCAAATTTTGCAAGGTGTGGCTCATTTTCCTTTGGACTACATACTAAGATCTTCAATGTGCTGATGAccttttttttactctctctgGTAATGTGGTGATTTTTATGAAGAAATAGAAACAAAGGGTGAGGTAGAAACTAGTCCCGTGTGGCAAAAGGCTAGACCATCATGAAAACTTTGACCCCTACTTATAATTATACATTTTCTTTATGCTcttcacaatttgaaaatggaatgactatttgACAAtgagataaaaaagaaaaagaaaaaaaagaaaatgtttgcGAACccataaaaagagaaaagaaaaagaaagaaaaggtcaaTACACACAAGTCTGGAGAAGCTGCAGGATAAACAAGCCGAGCAGTATGGGCCAACTTTGACAGCAACCCAGCAGTGAATGGTTCATGATCGATCATTGTAAACTGCTGCAGACCATGCACCACCTGCATAGTGTTTACTCATAACTATCAATTTGTCTGGGAGGACCATACTTGGACAGGAGTTAACTTGTATTGTCACTAGTAGACGTCGAGGACCCTTAATGGCCAATGTCAAAATCGATCAAGCGGGCTGGTTGGGAAGGGGTTATTAGCGGAAAAAAGAATCACTGAGAAATAGATTCTACTATTTGGTCTGGATGAATGAGCAAGTGGCATATTCACGGGCAGCAGCTTAGACTTTCCCTAAGGCAAAGGGGCACTCAATTATTGAGACACGGTAGCGAAACGAGGGAAGTGGAATCTCTTCAAGTGAACCAGCCTATACTCTTTATTGGGCTTATGCGGTGGTTGGAACAAAGACATGTTTATTTACATGTGAATTCAATCAAATGTGGCTGATAAGGAACTTATTTGCACGGACTAATCAACAGTTCAAGTCACAAACTACCACAATCCCCTTTCTCTTCGTAGAATTCAATTCAACCATTAGTGTTGCATTTTACTGGGAAGGATCGAACCATGGGAACGAATCTTTAGGGCTATCACCATCTTTTGACAAAATTAGCCCCTCAAAGGTTTTTGCTTGaccaaattaaattttagggtCTACTTGTCCTTTTTAAAAGTGCTTTGTAAAACCTTAATGCATATTGTAAAATTCTTTGGATGAATGTTTTAATAATCTATTTTGCATGAGCACAACGCAACGACAATTGAAGATGCTAAATATTCAGTCATGAAGCCGGAGATGCTGTTTTTCGATCCTTGTTTGATTGCTTGACAGCTTTTAATGATCTATCTACTTCGttgtttatgaatttcttaGATCTTTTTAGTTTTAGATTCCAAAAATTACTTTGCAATTTAGAGGCAAAGATGTCAAACTGTCTCTCTCCATGAATAATATGTGATGCAGCTGGGGACGAGAGGTTTCGTGATTGTTTTACTCCAtatctctatcttttttttttttaaagagggggggggggtagttttttttttttggataagtaataaaattcaataaaaagcgcagaggggcgcaaccccagtatacaggaagtatacgaAAGTGCCTATAatcagagaaaacaaaagaacatgaatgtaaaaactCAGCGAATATAATACGACTCAGGCTATGTGCCGAGACCCaaacatataacatattaagcacattttgACCTAAGTCCACAACCGGtaattccacatcttcaaatAGCCTTGCATTTCTTTCACGCCAAAGACCCCACATAACACACAAGGGAACCTAATTCCAAAGACACGTAACatgaccacgacccagcaaggTGCTCTAACtactcaacaaatccagcacgCTTCTTGGCATGATCCACTCCACCCCGAACAAATTATAGAAAGAgctccaaacaacccgtgccacgtcacaatgaagtaggaggtgatcaatggattcccctattcttcttacacatgcaacaccactcTACCACTACTATATGATGCCTACGGAAGTTGTCATGTGTCAAAATCTTTCCTAATGCTGTTCACAGAAAAAATGCCACCCTCTTTGGAgtcttaacacgccaaatacctttccaaggaaaagagaccGCTTCCTGACAAGCTAAGGCTCTAtaaaaagtcttcacttcaaagctCCTCCTCTTAGAAAGATTCCACACAAACCTATCAACCTCTCCATGCCGAATCCGAGTAGAATATAGTTgctcataaaaggaaagaaccaTTTTCACCTCCCAATCTTGAGCATATCGCGTAAAGATAACATTCTAATGAGCAACTCCATCTACCATAGACAAATTATCAACCACCCAAGCATCTGGAAAACGAGCAAGAGTGTACAAAACTGGATAACATAGCTTGAGAGGCATATCTCCACACCACGGATTGGGGGTAGTTTTACAGCAATTCTCAATTTTGGCAGTCTAAATTTTATCGCAGAGGGCCCATATGTAACCTTTTCAAGGAAGTGTTACAAGTAGCTTAACTATTCAACAGTTTTTTGATTTGGCTCCTTGGTTAAGGAGATATAGGAATACGCTTTGTTAAATTTTGGAGATTTTATCGTTCCCGCCTCCCAACTACTTCAAGAAGTAGCTGCCTAGCAATTCTTCCATAAGACTTCTattgcctttttctttcttttcttttatttggccTCTAATTATAGGTTCTCCTGATAAAGTGCAAATGATTGTGTAGACTCAACTAAAAAGGTATGATTTTCTCAAACCTTCTTGGAATCTACTCTAAgatttaataaatcaataaagTCGTGGTCTTGAACAGTCGTCAGCTTATGCAATGATCTTGACTATAAAGATGTCAACATGTTAGAGGTTAGCTCCATTATGTGAAAAGCCTAACTGTTTCTTCACGCAAGATCACATTAAGCAAACTTGGACAGCACTTGAAAATGCATTGCGTTTGCAATGGCCGTACATCCCTTTCCAGCAATGAATTACTTCATAACCCTCTTTGGCAGCACCCACTAAACCCCACCAGGAGAAAAAAATTAGTGACAACAGAACCCTCACAACTTAGCAATGTAAAAATAAATGGTCAGTGGCCTCTCCATTCAATTTGTGCATAAAACACCATTATGCTGCCTTCCTGGTATCTTGGTACACATACTTATCCAAGGGAAAAACTCAAAAGTAGACCCTCTGAAACCCTCCAAGTAGGATCGAGCATAAAAATACCGTTATGGTGTAACCTTCAAGCCAGCTTATCATCCCCTCTACATATCGGCCCATTAGCATTAAACTACTCAGAAAAGGACTACACTAATTCTATTTCCCAATCCTGGAAATcacaaatacattaaaaatttGGGTGCTTTTGAGATCTATTTAGTAATGTTTTTAGTTGGGAAATATTATAGAGCTTAGAAATTGGTCTCTAAGTtataaaatgaaaatcaatttgatattcatcaataatattattgaggcCTCGTTTGGTCtgcagaatgactattcctttaagaaaaggaataactattcctaagAATAAAAGGTGGCGGAATGATATGGCTATtcctaatctttagtttggtaagaactcatatattttaattggaatccaatcaaaataactaaaaaaaccccacatattaaaaaaaaaaagaaaatcaaattattaaaaaaacaaaaaaaaaagaaggaaaaaaagaaaaagaaaacccatggGTGGCCGGCCGCCCACCAAGAGCTGGGGGTGGCCGCCACCCCCAAAATACCcgtcgggggtggccggccacccctgaAACCAATCCAGGGTGGCCGCAGCCATCCCCGAAGCCAACCCAgggtggcctgtgccacccccaAAAGCGCTGGGGGTGGTCGTACCACCCTTGGAACGCCTCGGGAGTCCACCACGAGGTGTTCCGGACCACGAGGCgttccgggggtggtgcgaccacccccggctCCATATATGGGGTGGCCAGCTAGCCAGTGaagggtttggttttttttttttttttttttttttttttttttttttattaaataaaatataaaataaatggttttttctggaaaatatggCCTTTACttcaaggaatagctattcttctcattttttagaggaataggcattcctcttcgtaaaggaataagtattccaatgggaataactattccaagtATACCTCTACTAAACAAAAGAATGCCTATTCCATAGGAATGGCCATTCCATTCCAGGGGtttattccgcaaaccaaacgggGCCTGAGTGTTTATCTTGTTTTCTGGTGGACTTCATAGCTCTTTCCCTGTGGATTGAAGGATTTTCTAGGGTGTAGTCCTTGACTTAGCCTTCCTGTACTATTAGCACTACAATGAATGATGATCTACACAAACTTAGTTTGCCGATATGGCATATTATTTAATTGTTCGCCCAATCATAGTCTTATCTAGGCTGCTGAGCAAATAGAGAACTTTAACagaaaaaaggggggggggggggggggggggggggggggggggggtggagggAGGGGGGTGGTCTTTGATGGCTAATGATaagaatatttaaattatgataagaaaaagaaagttagGATAATCACATCATTTTAAGTCATGATAAAATGATTTATCAGAACAAGCCAGAGTTATTCCAAGCCCATCTGTAGCTATTGCCGCCATCCCATACAAACTAATTCTAAAGCCAGCTGATTTAAAGGAACTCTAGGAATTCCTCAGTCTGCGGGCCTCTATCTCAATTCTCAACCAAGTTTAAAAGTAGTTTGTGTTtcctttttaaataaataaagaaaaaaaaaaagtactgctTGTACCTCTATAGcatgaaaatattatttaaatgatgaTCTCCACAAGGCATATTAATCAAATTGTTGCTTTCAAGTATGATTGTTTTATAACTTCTCTCTATATTCTACTACTACTGACATAGGTACTTAGTATACATATTATTGAAATGATGATCTCCAAAAGGTATATTATTCAAATTGTTGCTTTCAAGTATGATTGttttatacttatcaaaaaaaaaagtatgattGTTTTATAACTTCTCTCTATATTCTACTACTATTGACATAGGTACTTAGTATACATATTATTGAAATGATGATCTCCACAAGGCATATTAATCAAACTGTTGTATTCAAGTATGattgtttttttaacatttctctatATTCCACTGCTGGCATAGATACTTAGTATACATATTAAGAGCGTTTTTATGTATGTATCTTTTGTtccaacatattgaagttgcTGATCCCTTGTCTTTTTCCTTGCAACTCAAAATTTACTGGTGCTTGCTTTTGTGTTTGCTGAAAActacaaattctttttctaGACAGCTACAATCCAGGTGTTGAAGAAAGCTGGTCGTCCCTCGGAACGTCTAGTGAGCCATGACAACTGCAGATACAAGAAGCCAATGGAACATGAGTGTGCCCACGTCCATGAGATAACTGAAGCTGCTGGAACTGAAGAGGCAGAAGCAGAAGCTGAGTATGATAACGCTCTCAAGGAGGCCATTAGAGGTGTGCAGGATGCGGTGACCACCATAAATGAACATTTGGAAGAAGTTAGATACGAAATTGAAGCCCTTGAAGCTGATTGACTTCACATCTTTGTCTGTAGGctggggaaaagaaaaaaccgaATGGGTTATGTAAAGCATTGTCACATATTTGCAGATTGGTGCCTATTCAAATCaatgtgtttttgttttcaaaaaaaaaatcaatgggtTTGTTTGACAACTTttaagtgagttttttttttcttggttgtgATGTGACATGATGGCTAAAATagttgagttatttgttaacaTTTTTGCCTTTGCCATAGTGAAACCGTACATTCTTTTAAAACTCATCCAGCACAAGAGAGAAAGGCTATGAGTTAAAGTTGATGTGAATGACTGATTTGAACTCGCTGCTGCTTGAAATGACTTTAAAGTCATCCATCCACTGCATGCACTTCTGCATCCAAGacaatgataaaaaataataataataataataataaaagttagAACGTGGT harbors:
- the LOC133880668 gene encoding vacuolar protein sorting-associated protein 36 — protein: MSGQWLSTVEQTGSGRPVLLPNEIERSLVSAADLECEDLPSFPSLKSGLLILTNHRLIWLPPDSSTTSTSTTSSAVAVPLSSVSHIFSTKKSLKSIFHSPRIRFQASLCHDPSPNPDAGPRSAVLTIVVRGKGDCDAFLGKFWESWRGRAWESEVAGPVRGENTGSGSVSGSGSGFYTREGAVRMVGVAGILRKEQEMWESTDKSLQDAFQDLNALMSKAKEMVMLAEKMRQKLLSGSNSQTGSTNDDELGSKEEMQDWLLSVGIISPVTKESAGALYHQQLSRQLADFVRIPLDRAGGMINLIDVYCLFNRARGTELISPEDLLQACSLWEKFDVPVMLRKFDSGVMVIQNKSHSDEEVFARIKALVTNPNALRTGISASDAAITLGIAPAMAKEHLLTAESKGLLCRDISPDGFRFYSNLFTEISRDDIYLVKDHGIYSAWVKLASAS
- the LOC133880386 gene encoding uncharacterized protein LOC133880386; this encodes MEDFDKKVSIKDEEPMEAGEPVCADSPKVVDLLRRFLAVQQRRAEAYAKLKSGFGEYMVSGGELAYQQLCSEITVEFNDCSKQVLEMESLFLSPDYSRVDLAQLLRAVQAQEKQKLHLTATIQVLKKAGRPSERLVSHDNCRYKKPMEHECAHVHEITEAAGTEEAEAEAEYDNALKEAIRGVQDAVTTINEHLEEVRYEIEALEAD